A genome region from Myroides fluvii includes the following:
- a CDS encoding glycosyltransferase, protein MRILLIGDYSGLHSALKKGLIQQEKVEEVVLLGDGDKFKDFQVDLSIRPSWTTGRWTTVIRKAIHKVFGWDIAELEIGWRAQQHLKKMKDFDAVQLINDRPIQTLPIWERRILKRVFAQNKKVFLLSCGIDVFGLQYLMTHPEELSLLQPLLQNPNLKPYYAYVDVYQKRGVMRTQKMIVTHCSGIIASDMDYVNPNQSHAKYKGLIPHPVVLEENHAQEFAPFDRVCIFLGINRGNYHQKGMGYFEEALQQIQAKYGNQINLIVAEQMPYDTYKKARAEAHIVLDQVLSKDQGYNALEAMARGQVVFTGASEEFLEYYNLQEDEVCISAKPDIAYLVAKLSWLIDHPSKINEIGQRAGVFVQDVHDCRKIANQYIKRWEIRE, encoded by the coding sequence ATGAGAATACTTTTAATAGGAGATTATAGTGGATTACATTCTGCCTTAAAAAAGGGACTGATTCAACAAGAAAAGGTTGAAGAGGTTGTCTTGCTTGGTGATGGGGATAAATTCAAGGATTTTCAGGTTGATTTATCTATTCGTCCCTCTTGGACAACTGGTCGATGGACAACAGTGATTCGCAAAGCCATCCACAAAGTTTTTGGATGGGATATAGCCGAGTTAGAAATTGGATGGCGAGCGCAACAGCATCTAAAAAAAATGAAAGACTTTGATGCGGTACAACTGATTAACGACCGGCCTATTCAAACCTTACCCATTTGGGAAAGGCGAATTTTAAAACGCGTTTTTGCACAAAATAAAAAAGTATTTCTCCTCTCTTGTGGAATAGACGTTTTTGGATTACAGTACTTGATGACTCATCCAGAAGAATTGTCTTTGCTTCAACCTTTACTTCAAAATCCCAACTTGAAGCCCTATTATGCCTACGTAGATGTTTATCAGAAAAGAGGAGTAATGCGAACGCAAAAAATGATTGTTACACATTGTTCAGGGATTATTGCTAGTGACATGGATTACGTGAATCCCAATCAATCTCATGCTAAGTATAAGGGATTGATTCCGCATCCTGTTGTGTTAGAGGAAAACCACGCACAGGAGTTTGCTCCCTTCGATCGGGTGTGTATTTTTTTGGGAATCAATCGCGGTAATTACCACCAAAAGGGAATGGGCTATTTTGAAGAAGCCCTACAGCAAATTCAAGCCAAGTATGGCAATCAAATTAATTTGATTGTAGCCGAACAAATGCCGTACGATACTTATAAAAAGGCACGAGCAGAGGCCCATATCGTCTTGGATCAGGTTTTGTCTAAAGATCAAGGATACAATGCTTTAGAGGCTATGGCAAGGGGGCAGGTAGTCTTTACAGGTGCTTCTGAGGAGTTTTTGGAGTACTATAATCTTCAGGAAGATGAAGTGTGTATTTCGGCAAAACCAGATATCGCTTATTTAGTTGCTAAATTGAGTTGGTTGATTGACCATCCATCCAAGATAAATGAAATAGGACAACGCGCAGGTGTATTTGTGCAAGATGTTCACGATTGTAGAAAAATTGCGAATCAGTATATAAAAAGATGGGAAATAAGAGAATAA
- a CDS encoding DegT/DnrJ/EryC1/StrS family aminotransferase, translated as MISFLDLQQINQPFEDAYLQKIKQIFHDGIYMLGNEVVTFEEQFAAYCGTSFCVGVGNGLDALKLIFDGYIKLGKLSVGDDVLVPANTYIATILALLDCGLNPVLVEPNLDSYTMDVHGISYSMTSATKAVLVVHLYGQVYEMDKIKHYCQDRALLLIEDAAQAHGTVLHGCKAGAFGDAAAFSFYPSKNLGCLGDGGAITTNHLDLVEVIRATRNYGSHIKYQNKYKGYNSRLDEVQAAILNLKLPQLDADNQKRLIVAYRYLREIKNVKIILPHLSSEGGHNFHLFVVRVADREHFQRYLLSRGIQTLIHYPIAPHQQPALAEFSYLQLPVTELIHQEVVSIPMSPVLKEEEVTQVIEAINAY; from the coding sequence ATGATATCATTTTTAGATTTACAACAGATTAATCAACCTTTTGAGGATGCTTATTTGCAGAAAATAAAGCAAATCTTTCACGATGGTATTTATATGCTAGGAAATGAAGTGGTAACATTCGAAGAGCAGTTTGCAGCCTATTGCGGTACTTCTTTCTGCGTAGGTGTGGGCAATGGTTTAGATGCATTGAAATTGATCTTTGATGGGTATATTAAATTGGGAAAACTCAGTGTCGGAGACGACGTATTAGTACCGGCAAATACCTATATAGCTACAATTTTAGCCTTGTTGGATTGTGGACTGAATCCAGTTTTGGTGGAACCCAACTTGGATAGTTACACGATGGATGTTCACGGGATAAGCTATTCCATGACTTCAGCTACCAAAGCGGTATTGGTGGTTCATTTGTACGGGCAAGTGTATGAAATGGATAAAATTAAACACTATTGTCAGGATAGAGCCTTGCTATTGATCGAAGATGCCGCTCAAGCCCACGGAACAGTATTGCACGGTTGCAAAGCAGGTGCTTTTGGTGATGCGGCTGCTTTTAGTTTTTATCCAAGTAAGAATTTGGGTTGTCTAGGAGATGGAGGAGCTATTACGACCAATCATTTGGATTTAGTAGAAGTGATTCGCGCTACCCGCAATTACGGATCACATATCAAGTATCAAAATAAATACAAAGGATACAATTCGCGTTTGGATGAAGTTCAAGCCGCTATTCTCAATTTAAAACTACCCCAGCTAGATGCAGACAATCAAAAACGCTTGATTGTTGCTTATCGCTATTTGCGCGAAATTAAAAATGTAAAAATTATCTTGCCACATCTCTCTTCAGAAGGAGGACATAATTTTCATCTCTTTGTCGTTCGCGTTGCGGATCGAGAGCATTTTCAACGTTATCTCTTGTCAAGGGGAATACAGACGCTGATCCATTATCCGATTGCTCCTCATCAACAACCGGCTTTAGCAGAATTTAGCTATTTGCAGCTACCAGTAACAGAGTTAATTCATCAAGAAGTAGTGAGTATTCCCATGTCTCCCGTTCTCAAAGAAGAAGAAGTTACGCAAGTGATTGAAGCAATAAACGCATATTAA
- the rpmI gene encoding 50S ribosomal protein L35 — MPKMKTKSSAKKRFKLTGTGRIKRKHAFKSHILTKKSKKRKLALTHSTLVSKADEKSIKDQLRLI; from the coding sequence ATGCCTAAAATGAAAACTAAATCTAGTGCTAAAAAGCGTTTCAAGCTAACAGGTACTGGAAGAATCAAAAGAAAACACGCTTTCAAAAGTCACATTTTGACTAAAAAATCTAAAAAGCGTAAATTAGCTTTAACTCACTCTACTTTAGTGTCTAAAGCAGATGAGAAAAGTATCAAAGATCAATTAAGATTAATCTAA
- the rplT gene encoding 50S ribosomal protein L20, translating to MARSVNAVASRARRKRILKQAKGYFGRRKNVWTVAKNAVEKAMLYAYRDRKQKKRNFRSLWIMRINAGARLHGLSYSVFIGKLKANNIELNRKVLADLATNHPEAFAAIVNKVK from the coding sequence ATGGCAAGATCAGTAAACGCAGTAGCTTCAAGAGCTCGAAGAAAAAGAATTTTGAAGCAAGCCAAAGGTTACTTTGGAAGACGTAAAAACGTTTGGACAGTAGCTAAAAACGCGGTAGAAAAAGCAATGCTTTATGCTTACCGTGATAGAAAACAAAAGAAAAGAAATTTCCGTTCACTTTGGATTATGCGTATCAACGCTGGTGCAAGATTACACGGATTAAGCTATTCTGTATTCATCGGTAAATTGAAAGCTAATAACATCGAATTGAACCGTAAAGTTCTTGCAGATTTAGCTACAAATCACCCTGAAGCTTTCGCAGCTATCGTTAATAAAGTAAAATAA
- a CDS encoding winged helix-turn-helix transcriptional regulator, whose product MEEQRAQCKTNVMGIKDSMSILSGKWKLHILGTLLLHDKLRFMELQRALGDISAKVLSKELRDLELNQLVLRTELDGAIVAVEYAISPFGITLTPVIQSLANWGNTYRQEIIQQMEKNKGLKSK is encoded by the coding sequence ATGGAGGAACAACGAGCACAGTGTAAGACCAATGTAATGGGAATCAAAGACAGCATGTCCATTTTAAGTGGAAAATGGAAGTTGCATATTCTCGGTACGCTATTATTACACGATAAATTGCGCTTCATGGAACTGCAACGAGCACTAGGCGATATTTCAGCTAAAGTACTCAGTAAAGAATTGCGAGATTTAGAACTCAATCAATTGGTGCTTCGAACGGAACTAGATGGGGCTATCGTAGCTGTAGAATACGCCATCTCTCCCTTTGGAATAACGTTGACTCCCGTCATTCAATCCCTCGCGAATTGGGGAAATACGTATCGCCAAGAAATTATCCAACAGATGGAAAAAAACAAGGGTTTAAAATCCAAATGA
- a CDS encoding O-antigen translocase codes for MDKSIWQKIKQSEFTAVTLLNTIGIVVRLVTALFSAKILALFVGASGMAYMGNLRNMLASLEAFTSFGLANGIVQYVASHRADQKRVEQFVTTLLRFMLVVLLLVSVCLFVWRRELDLYLFEGAFSMTNLFICLAFAFPLQVLNGIWMAFLTGLSQFKKVIYLNMIGNVSGLLLTFYLVYTQGLGGALYAMILSPVVLFFVSLFWVKQLLQLKWQPFDFSLIKPLFSYAVMALFSAVVSPLCLLWIRKLLMKHTGVELAGIWEGIQRISGIYMLFITTLAFTYFLPQLAKTHLFQEKKKVIRLYLTAVLPLFALGLAVVYLTRSWIIPLVLDDSFNPMIDLLQWQLVGDFIKGAVLIYGLLFYTERLLWPYLFCETLFFSCYYGFTYLLIDHFDMEAATLGYTLAYIIYSCVLVVYFSWYFSRSESKHTQV; via the coding sequence ATGGATAAGTCAATTTGGCAAAAAATAAAACAGAGTGAATTTACAGCTGTAACTTTATTGAATACAATCGGTATTGTTGTTCGATTGGTTACGGCTTTGTTTTCTGCCAAGATACTGGCCCTTTTTGTTGGAGCTTCGGGGATGGCCTATATGGGAAATCTGCGTAATATGTTGGCTTCCTTAGAAGCTTTTACCTCTTTTGGATTAGCCAATGGAATTGTACAATACGTAGCCTCTCATCGAGCGGATCAAAAGCGAGTGGAGCAATTTGTAACGACTTTGTTGCGTTTTATGCTCGTCGTTTTGCTCCTGGTTTCCGTGTGTTTATTCGTTTGGCGGAGGGAATTGGATCTCTATCTCTTTGAAGGAGCTTTTTCGATGACCAATTTGTTTATTTGCTTGGCTTTTGCCTTTCCTTTACAAGTGTTGAACGGTATTTGGATGGCCTTTTTAACGGGATTATCTCAATTTAAAAAGGTAATTTACCTCAATATGATTGGGAATGTCTCTGGTTTGCTGCTTACGTTCTATTTAGTATATACCCAAGGATTAGGTGGGGCCTTGTATGCCATGATCTTAAGTCCTGTAGTTTTGTTTTTTGTTTCCCTGTTTTGGGTGAAACAATTGTTGCAATTAAAATGGCAACCGTTTGATTTTTCACTAATCAAACCTTTGTTTTCTTATGCGGTAATGGCCTTGTTTTCCGCTGTTGTTAGTCCGTTGTGTTTGCTGTGGATACGCAAGCTGTTGATGAAACACACCGGAGTAGAACTCGCCGGTATTTGGGAAGGTATTCAGCGCATTTCAGGCATTTACATGCTGTTTATTACGACCTTGGCTTTTACTTATTTTTTACCTCAATTAGCAAAAACACACCTTTTTCAAGAGAAGAAAAAAGTTATTCGATTGTATTTAACCGCAGTTTTACCTTTATTCGCTTTGGGATTAGCGGTGGTTTACCTAACGCGTAGCTGGATTATTCCACTCGTTTTAGACGATAGTTTTAACCCCATGATTGATTTGCTTCAATGGCAATTAGTCGGCGATTTTATCAAAGGAGCTGTGTTAATTTACGGGTTGCTTTTCTATACTGAACGCCTACTTTGGCCTTATCTCTTTTGTGAAACCTTGTTTTTTAGCTGTTATTATGGGTTTACCTATCTGTTAATTGATCATTTTGATATGGAAGCAGCCACTTTAGGCTACACTTTAGCATATATAATTTACAGTTGTGTTTTAGTTGTCTATTTTTCTTGGTATTTTAGCCGTTCGGAGTCCAAACATACCCAAGTATAG
- a CDS encoding glycosyltransferase has protein sequence MGNKRIKLLYITTSSTGGGGVARILSQKTDAFVQMGFQVQIISTNDTQKQPFYSFHPQIQWQFYTAPIRTISQVKRYYSFVQQQGIEVFNPDVIFVLDNGIKGYFASYFLKTEIPIYFEVHGSRNFLLSPILSKWKRHLVNHLTRWLSKRFTGLIVLNESSKKDWAHANIKVIPNWIALNQNIQPTNKLSKQAIAIGRLVPEKNYETLLAIWKQVAVVHPDWYLVICGTGTPSYVAQLQSIAVDSVIWKGEVEDVNREIQASAFMLHTSNMEGMPMAFLEAMAHEVPVVAFDVDYGPSDLIDDGVNGYLIPPANPQQMVERCLSLMTQPELCKQLGAQARKDMQEYDKSKVLQQWIYFFESLP, from the coding sequence ATGGGAAATAAGAGAATAAAGCTATTGTATATCACCACCTCTAGTACAGGAGGGGGAGGTGTAGCGCGTATCCTCAGCCAAAAAACGGATGCCTTTGTTCAAATGGGATTTCAAGTGCAAATTATCAGTACGAATGACACCCAAAAACAACCCTTTTATTCCTTTCATCCTCAGATTCAATGGCAATTTTATACGGCACCTATTCGCACGATTAGTCAGGTAAAACGCTATTATTCTTTTGTGCAACAGCAGGGAATCGAGGTATTTAACCCCGATGTTATTTTTGTTTTGGACAACGGCATAAAAGGGTATTTTGCCTCTTATTTTTTGAAGACAGAAATCCCAATCTACTTTGAAGTACACGGTTCGCGTAATTTTTTATTATCTCCAATTTTATCCAAATGGAAGCGCCATCTTGTGAATCATCTAACAAGATGGTTGAGTAAACGCTTTACAGGGTTGATTGTACTCAATGAAAGTTCAAAGAAAGATTGGGCACATGCGAATATAAAGGTAATACCCAATTGGATAGCACTCAATCAAAACATTCAGCCTACAAATAAATTAAGTAAACAGGCAATTGCTATTGGTCGATTGGTACCTGAAAAAAATTATGAGACACTGTTGGCTATTTGGAAGCAAGTCGCAGTCGTACACCCTGATTGGTATTTGGTGATTTGCGGAACAGGAACACCTTCTTATGTTGCTCAGCTACAGTCAATAGCAGTAGACTCCGTGATTTGGAAAGGAGAAGTGGAAGATGTCAATCGCGAAATACAAGCCAGTGCTTTTATGCTACACACTTCCAATATGGAGGGTATGCCAATGGCTTTTTTAGAAGCAATGGCCCATGAAGTTCCCGTTGTTGCCTTTGATGTAGATTACGGCCCATCAGATTTAATTGACGACGGAGTGAATGGCTATTTGATTCCCCCAGCAAACCCACAGCAAATGGTAGAGCGTTGTTTAAGCCTGATGACACAACCTGAATTATGCAAACAATTAGGTGCTCAAGCCAGAAAAGATATGCAAGAATACGATAAATCTAAGGTGTTACAGCAGTGGATTTACTTTTT
- the thrS gene encoding threonine--tRNA ligase, translating into MIKITLPDGSVKEFASGVTPFDVAKSISEGLARNIISANFNGTTIETTTALTTDGSLVLYSWNDTEGKKAFWHSSSHVMAQALLELFPGIKLTIGPAIENGFYYDVDFMEHKVTDADFKRIEDKFLDIARGKHEFSMRSASKAEALAMYKNEANPYKVELIENLEDGTITFCDHDTFTDLCRGGHIPNTGIIKAFKILSIAGAYWRGDEKNKQLTRVYGISFPKQKDLTDYLTLLEEAKKRDHRKLGKELELFTFSQKVGQGLPLWLPKGAALRDRLEYFLRKAQKKAGYEQVVTPHIGQKELYVTSGHYAKYGADSFQPIHTPVEGEEFLLKPMNCPHHCEIYNARPWSYKDLPKRFAEFGTVYRYEQSGELHGLTRVRGFTQDDAHIFCTPDQLDEEFKKVIDLVLYVFGSLGFENFTAQVSVRDLSNPEKYIGSLENWEKAEQAIINAAEDKGLNYVIESGEAAFYGPKLDFMVKDALGRSWQLGTIQVDYNLPERFELTYKGSDNELHRPVMIHRAPFGSMERFIAILLEHTGGNFPLWLMPEQAIILSLSEKYEKYAKKVLDLLENDEIRAVVDNRNETIGKKIREAEVQKFPYMLIVGEEEEKNGTISVRKHGDDGKSNQTMKIEEFIAFVQKEVSSSMKQFGE; encoded by the coding sequence ATGATAAAAATTACATTACCAGACGGATCAGTGAAAGAGTTTGCCTCAGGGGTAACTCCTTTCGATGTTGCTAAAAGTATAAGTGAAGGTTTAGCGAGAAATATTATTTCTGCCAACTTCAATGGTACCACCATCGAAACCACCACTGCTTTGACCACGGACGGTAGTCTAGTTTTATATTCATGGAATGACACAGAAGGAAAGAAAGCATTTTGGCACTCTTCTTCTCACGTAATGGCGCAAGCGCTATTGGAATTATTCCCAGGCATCAAATTAACCATCGGTCCAGCCATTGAAAATGGATTCTACTATGATGTGGACTTCATGGAGCACAAGGTAACAGATGCCGATTTTAAGAGAATTGAAGATAAGTTCTTAGATATCGCTAGAGGAAAACACGAGTTTTCGATGCGTTCAGCTTCTAAAGCAGAGGCACTAGCAATGTATAAAAACGAAGCAAATCCATATAAAGTAGAATTAATTGAAAACCTAGAAGACGGTACAATTACGTTCTGCGATCACGATACATTTACGGATTTATGTCGTGGAGGACATATTCCGAATACAGGAATTATCAAAGCGTTTAAAATCTTGTCTATTGCTGGTGCATACTGGAGAGGAGATGAGAAAAACAAACAGCTAACGCGTGTATATGGTATTTCATTCCCTAAACAAAAAGATCTAACGGATTATTTAACTTTATTAGAAGAAGCTAAAAAACGCGATCACCGTAAATTAGGAAAAGAATTAGAGTTATTTACGTTCTCTCAAAAAGTAGGACAAGGGTTGCCTTTATGGTTGCCAAAAGGTGCTGCGCTTAGAGATCGCTTAGAATATTTCTTGCGTAAAGCACAGAAAAAAGCAGGATACGAACAAGTAGTAACTCCGCATATCGGACAAAAAGAGTTGTATGTTACTTCGGGACATTATGCTAAATATGGAGCAGATAGCTTCCAGCCGATTCACACACCAGTAGAAGGGGAAGAGTTCTTGTTGAAACCAATGAACTGTCCACACCACTGTGAAATTTACAACGCTAGACCTTGGTCATACAAAGACTTGCCTAAGCGTTTTGCTGAGTTTGGAACCGTATATCGCTATGAGCAATCAGGTGAATTACACGGATTGACACGTGTACGTGGATTTACGCAAGATGATGCGCATATTTTCTGTACGCCAGATCAATTAGATGAAGAGTTCAAAAAAGTAATTGACCTAGTATTATACGTTTTCGGATCTTTAGGATTTGAGAACTTTACAGCTCAAGTATCCGTTCGCGATTTAAGCAATCCCGAAAAATATATCGGATCATTAGAGAACTGGGAAAAAGCAGAGCAAGCGATTATCAATGCAGCCGAAGATAAAGGATTAAATTACGTGATCGAGAGTGGAGAAGCTGCTTTCTATGGTCCGAAATTAGACTTTATGGTGAAGGATGCTTTGGGAAGAAGCTGGCAGTTGGGAACGATTCAGGTAGATTACAACTTACCAGAGCGTTTTGAGTTGACCTACAAAGGATCAGATAACGAATTACACCGTCCTGTGATGATTCACAGAGCACCTTTCGGATCAATGGAGCGTTTTATAGCTATTTTATTAGAGCATACAGGTGGAAATTTCCCACTTTGGTTGATGCCAGAACAAGCTATAATCCTGTCTTTGAGCGAGAAGTATGAAAAATATGCGAAAAAAGTTTTAGATTTGCTAGAAAATGACGAAATTCGCGCGGTCGTAGATAACAGAAATGAAACGATTGGTAAGAAAATCCGTGAAGCAGAGGTGCAGAAATTCCCTTATATGCTGATTGTAGGAGAGGAAGAAGAGAAGAACGGTACCATTTCTGTGCGCAAACACGGAGACGACGGAAAATCAAATCAAACGATGAAAATTGAAGAATTTATTGCTTTTGTTCAGAAAGAAGTGAGTTCGTCAATGAAGCAGTTCGGAGAATAA
- a CDS encoding sugar 3,4-ketoisomerase — translation MKKYSIFDCSEMSVPEIQDERGNLAVIQGDIISFDIKRVFFIYEVPRGKSRGGHAHKEQTTILFALNGSLEVVLDDGIQKRTVVLDNPAKGLILQPGIWSILQNFQTGTVCLAVNSGLYDESDYIRSYDQFLEMVALTQEC, via the coding sequence ATGAAAAAATATAGCATTTTTGATTGTAGTGAAATGAGTGTCCCAGAAATACAAGATGAGAGAGGAAATCTCGCGGTGATTCAAGGGGATATAATTTCCTTTGATATCAAACGCGTATTTTTTATTTACGAGGTTCCTCGTGGAAAAAGTAGAGGAGGGCATGCACACAAAGAACAAACAACGATTCTCTTTGCGCTTAATGGCAGCCTTGAAGTAGTATTAGACGATGGTATCCAAAAGAGAACTGTTGTTTTAGACAACCCCGCTAAGGGATTAATTCTTCAACCGGGTATTTGGAGTATATTGCAAAACTTTCAAACAGGAACGGTTTGCTTAGCCGTGAATTCGGGATTATATGATGAATCGGATTACATTCGTTCATACGATCAGTTTCTAGAAATGGTAGCCTTAACGCAAGAGTGCTAA
- a CDS encoding glycosyltransferase, which produces MSQKKIKIALLGDTLAHGGAERIHSTLSLYFEQLDFDVHNIINLDSITYPYGGVLYNLGVVKSAHFSLGNKLKRFRLFQQYIQGNSFDYILDFRTRSKPFTEVLLQHFIFDTTYIPTVHSAHLPWYFTSSSFWGKRIYRKAHSIICVSQAIAEQVKATYHYPQVQTLYNPIAVEDIHQQMHEANPFQGKRYVVACGRMDTDIKQFDRLIESYAQSRLPKQDIHLVILGDGAQKIGLEQRVEALNLKERVSLPGFYENPFPIFKEALFFVHSSRLEGFPTVFLEALACGIPVISFNCPTGPSEIIQSGYNGLLIENQNFDALQEAMEKLALDENQRINLKANALDSVRSFDIQAIGKQWLALLR; this is translated from the coding sequence ATGTCTCAAAAGAAAATAAAAATAGCACTATTGGGGGACACCCTTGCTCACGGAGGTGCAGAACGCATCCACAGTACGCTATCTTTATACTTTGAACAGCTGGACTTTGACGTACACAACATCATCAACTTAGATAGTATTACTTATCCCTATGGGGGTGTTCTATACAACCTTGGTGTGGTAAAATCCGCTCATTTTTCGCTTGGGAATAAATTGAAACGCTTCCGATTATTTCAGCAGTATATCCAAGGTAATTCCTTTGATTATATTCTCGACTTTAGAACGAGAAGCAAGCCTTTTACTGAAGTATTGTTGCAGCACTTCATTTTTGACACGACCTATATTCCTACAGTACACAGTGCTCATTTACCCTGGTACTTTACCTCTAGTTCCTTTTGGGGCAAGCGCATCTATCGCAAAGCCCATTCGATTATCTGCGTCAGTCAAGCCATTGCAGAACAGGTTAAAGCGACCTATCACTATCCTCAAGTGCAAACCTTATACAATCCCATTGCTGTGGAAGACATTCACCAGCAAATGCATGAAGCCAATCCTTTTCAAGGGAAACGCTATGTTGTAGCCTGTGGTAGAATGGATACGGATATCAAACAATTCGATCGCCTGATTGAAAGCTATGCGCAAAGTCGATTGCCTAAACAAGACATTCACTTGGTTATTCTAGGAGATGGTGCTCAAAAAATTGGTTTAGAACAACGAGTAGAAGCACTTAATTTAAAAGAGAGGGTTTCCCTTCCTGGCTTTTACGAGAATCCTTTTCCTATTTTTAAAGAGGCTTTGTTCTTTGTACACAGTAGTCGATTGGAAGGTTTTCCGACCGTATTTTTAGAAGCTTTGGCTTGTGGTATACCCGTGATTAGTTTTAATTGTCCCACAGGACCCAGTGAAATCATCCAATCAGGGTACAATGGTTTACTAATCGAAAATCAAAACTTTGACGCACTTCAGGAAGCAATGGAAAAACTTGCTCTAGACGAGAATCAACGCATAAATCTGAAGGCTAACGCTTTAGATTCTGTACGTTCTTTTGACATTCAAGCCATAGGAAAACAATGGTTAGCACTCTTGCGTTAA
- the infC gene encoding translation initiation factor IF-3, translating to MHRVNNAIRVPEVRLVGDNVETGVYKLADALRLAEEQELDLVEISPNAEPPVCKVIDYKKFLYEQKKREKMLKAKSTQITVKEIRFGPQTDEHDYEFKKKNAEKFLKEGAKLKAFVFFKGRSIIYKDQGQILLLRLAQDLEEYGKVESMPVLEGKRMTMFIAPKKKTK from the coding sequence TTGCATCGAGTAAACAACGCAATCCGTGTTCCTGAAGTTCGACTTGTCGGAGACAACGTCGAAACGGGTGTATATAAACTAGCTGACGCTTTGCGTTTAGCTGAAGAGCAAGAGTTAGATTTAGTGGAGATTTCTCCCAATGCAGAACCGCCCGTTTGTAAAGTAATTGACTATAAAAAGTTCCTTTACGAGCAAAAGAAGCGCGAGAAAATGTTGAAAGCTAAATCAACGCAAATTACCGTAAAGGAAATTCGTTTTGGTCCTCAAACTGATGAGCATGACTATGAGTTTAAGAAGAAAAATGCTGAAAAGTTCTTAAAAGAAGGAGCTAAATTAAAAGCATTTGTATTCTTTAAAGGTCGTTCTATCATCTATAAAGATCAAGGACAAATTTTGTTACTGAGATTAGCGCAGGATTTAGAAGAATACGGAAAGGTAGAGTCTATGCCTGTATTGGAAGGAAAACGTATGACTATGTTCATCGCTCCTAAAAAGAAGACCAAATAA